One window of Burkholderia thailandensis E264 genomic DNA carries:
- the queF gene encoding NADPH-dependent 7-cyano-7-deazaguanine reductase QueF (Catalyzes the NADPH-dependent reduction of 7-cyano-7-deazaguanine (preQ0) to 7-aminomethyl-7-deazaguanine (preQ1) in queuosine biosynthesis) → MNPEHSPLGKTTVYANQYDASLLFPIPRAGAREQIGIGAPLPFFGTDIWNAYELSWLNARGKPQVAIATFYVPAESPNIVESKSFKLYLGSFAQTAFESIDAVRDALKRDVSAACGASVTVRLATPAEFRKLQMDELDGLSLDRLDLDADVYETDPSFLTASHDEAPVEETLVTDLLKSNCPVTGQPDWGSVQIHYVGAPIDHAGLLRYIISFRNHTGFHEQCVERIFIDILRACKPVKLAVYARYTRRGGLDINPFRTNYNQPMPDNARTARQ, encoded by the coding sequence ATGAACCCCGAACACTCCCCGCTCGGCAAGACGACCGTCTACGCGAACCAGTACGACGCGTCGCTGCTGTTTCCGATTCCGCGCGCGGGCGCGCGCGAGCAGATCGGCATCGGCGCGCCGCTGCCGTTCTTCGGCACCGACATCTGGAACGCGTACGAACTGTCGTGGCTCAATGCGCGCGGCAAGCCGCAAGTGGCGATCGCGACGTTCTACGTGCCCGCCGAATCGCCCAACATCGTCGAATCAAAATCGTTCAAGCTGTATCTCGGCTCGTTCGCGCAGACCGCGTTCGAATCGATCGACGCGGTGCGCGACGCGCTCAAGCGCGACGTGTCGGCCGCGTGCGGCGCGAGCGTGACCGTACGGCTCGCGACGCCCGCCGAATTCCGCAAGCTGCAGATGGACGAGCTCGACGGGCTGTCGCTCGATCGCCTCGATCTCGACGCCGACGTCTACGAGACCGATCCGTCGTTCCTCACCGCATCGCACGACGAGGCGCCCGTCGAGGAGACGCTCGTCACCGATCTGCTGAAGTCAAACTGCCCGGTGACGGGCCAGCCCGACTGGGGCAGCGTGCAGATCCACTACGTCGGCGCGCCGATCGATCACGCGGGCCTGCTGCGCTACATCATCTCGTTTCGCAACCACACGGGCTTTCACGAGCAGTGCGTCGAGCGGATCTTCATCGACATCCTGCGCGCGTGCAAGCCGGTGAAGCTCGCGGTCTACGCACGCTACACGCGCCGCGGCGGGCTCGACATCAATCCGTTCCGCACGAACTACAACCAGCCGATGCCGGACAACGCGCGCACCGCGCGGCAGTGA
- the ilvA gene encoding threonine ammonia-lyase, biosynthetic — protein sequence MASHDYLKKILTARVYDVALETELERARNLSARLDNAVYLKREDNQPVFSFKLRGAYNKMAHIPADALARGVITASAGNHAQGVAFSAARMNVKAVIVVPVTTPQLKVDAVRAHGGPTVEVIQAGESYSDAYAHAVKVQAERGLTFVHPFDDPYVIAGQGTVAMEILRQHQGPIHAIFVPIGGGGLAAGVAAYVKAVRPEIKVIGVQTDDSCAMKQSLAAGKRVELAEVGLFSDGTAVKLVGEETFRLCAAYLDDVVTVDTDALCAAIKDVFQDTRSVLEPAGSLAVAGAKRYAERAGIEGETLVAITSGANMNFDRMRFVAERAEVGEAREAVFAVTIPEERGSFRRFCSLVGERNVTEFNYRIADAQSAHIFVGVQIRRRDETDEIARNFAAHGFTTVDLSGDELSKQHIRYMVGGRSPLAHDERLFRFEFPERPGALMKFLSSMAPDWNISLFHYRNQGADYSSILVGLQVPQADHAAFDRFLAALGYPFWEESVNPAYRLFLS from the coding sequence ATGGCTTCCCACGATTATCTGAAGAAAATCCTGACCGCCCGGGTATACGACGTCGCGCTCGAAACCGAACTCGAGCGCGCGCGCAACCTGTCCGCGCGGCTCGACAACGCCGTCTACCTGAAGCGCGAGGACAACCAGCCGGTGTTCTCGTTCAAGCTGCGCGGCGCGTACAACAAGATGGCGCACATCCCCGCCGACGCGCTCGCGCGCGGCGTGATCACCGCGTCGGCGGGCAACCACGCGCAAGGCGTCGCGTTCTCGGCCGCGCGGATGAACGTGAAGGCGGTGATCGTCGTGCCGGTGACGACGCCGCAGCTGAAGGTGGACGCGGTGCGCGCGCACGGCGGGCCGACCGTCGAGGTGATCCAGGCGGGCGAATCGTACAGCGACGCGTACGCGCACGCGGTGAAGGTGCAGGCCGAGCGCGGCCTCACGTTCGTTCATCCGTTCGACGATCCGTACGTGATCGCGGGCCAGGGCACGGTCGCGATGGAAATCCTGCGCCAGCATCAGGGGCCGATTCACGCGATCTTCGTGCCGATCGGCGGCGGCGGGCTCGCGGCGGGCGTCGCCGCGTACGTGAAGGCGGTGCGCCCCGAGATCAAGGTGATCGGCGTGCAGACCGACGATTCGTGCGCGATGAAGCAATCGCTCGCGGCGGGCAAGCGCGTCGAGCTCGCCGAGGTCGGCCTCTTCTCGGACGGCACGGCGGTCAAGCTCGTCGGCGAGGAGACGTTCCGCCTCTGCGCGGCGTATCTCGACGACGTCGTGACCGTCGACACCGACGCGCTTTGCGCGGCGATCAAGGACGTGTTCCAGGACACGCGCAGCGTGCTCGAGCCGGCCGGCTCGCTCGCCGTCGCGGGCGCGAAGCGGTATGCGGAGCGCGCGGGCATCGAGGGCGAGACGCTCGTCGCGATCACGTCCGGCGCGAACATGAACTTCGACCGGATGCGCTTCGTCGCCGAGCGCGCCGAGGTGGGCGAGGCGCGCGAGGCGGTGTTCGCGGTGACGATCCCCGAGGAGCGCGGCAGCTTCAGGCGCTTCTGCTCGCTCGTCGGCGAGCGCAACGTGACCGAGTTCAACTACCGGATCGCCGATGCGCAATCGGCGCACATCTTCGTCGGGGTGCAGATCCGGCGGCGCGACGAAACGGACGAAATCGCGCGCAACTTCGCCGCGCACGGCTTCACGACCGTCGATCTGTCGGGCGACGAGCTGTCGAAGCAGCACATCCGCTACATGGTGGGCGGCCGCTCGCCGCTCGCGCACGACGAGCGGCTGTTCCGCTTCGAATTTCCCGAGCGGCCGGGCGCGCTGATGAAGTTCCTGTCGTCGATGGCGCCCGACTGGAACATCAGCCTGTTTCACTACCGGAACCAGGGGGCCGATTACAGCTCGATCCTCGTCGGCCTGCAGGTACCGCAGGCGGACCACGCGGCGTTCGACCGCTTTCTCGCGGCGCTCGGCTATCCGTTCTGGGAAGAAAGCGTCAATCCGGCGTATCGTCTCTTCCTGTCGTAA
- a CDS encoding DUF3683 domain-containing protein, translating to MNAPQVFDPHGAAAAVAADPAPRLREIPYNYTSFSDREIVIRLLGDEAWAALDELRGERRTGRSARMLYEVLGDVWVVRRNPYLQDDLLDNPKRRALLIEALNHRLSEIEKRRRADLSEHGDTAGRERAARVEMLAAAAQRAVDAFAQEFEKMAELRRRATKVLGRCTQKDNIRFDGLARVSHVTDATDWRVEYPFVVLTPDTEAEIASLVKACFELGLTVIPRGGGTGYTGGAVPLTPFSAVINTEKLEQLGAVELTELPGVAHKVPTIFSGAGVVTRRVTEAAEAAGYVFAVDPTSLDASCIGGNIAMNAGGKKAVLWGTALDNLAWWRMVDPEGNWLEVTRVEHNLGKIHDIPVARFELKWFDGARAPGERLLRTETLDIEGRRFRKEGLGKDVTDKFLAGLPGVQKEGCDGLITSARWVLHKMPAHTRTVCLEFFGQAREAIPSIVEIKDYLFETSKRGGAILAGLEHLDERYLRAVGYATKSKRQAFPKMVLIGDVVGDDADAVAHATSEVVRMANGKSGEGFVAVSAEARKRFWLDRSRTAAIAKHTNAFKINEDVVIPLNRMGEYTDGIERINIELSIKNKLQLVDALEAFFTAGDLPLGKSDDASEIPSAELLEDRVQQALDLLKRVRARWEFLREKLDMPLREAQHYLVTLGYEALAEKFADRVDAQPDAAVFHVTQDRTVRVSWKQEIRAQLRQIFNGGAFKPILDEAQAIHKRVLRGRVFVALHMHAGDGNVHTNIPVNSDNYAMLQDAHAAVARIMKLARSLDGVISGEHGIGITKLEFLTDEEIAEFRAYKQCVDPQGRFNKGKLLEGADLRNAYTPSFGLMGYESLIMQQSDIGAIAESVKDCLRCGKCKPVCATHVPRANLLYSPRNKILATSLLVEAFLYEEQTRRGVSIKHWDEFNDVADHCTVCHKCATPCPVKIDFGDVTMNMRNLLRKMGKKKFNPGSAAGMFFLNATNPQTINATRAVMMGLGYKAQRFANDMLKKVAQKQTAHPPSTTGKRPAVEQVIHFVNKKMPGNLPKKTARALLDIEDNKIVPIIRNPKTTTVDSEAVFYFPGCGSERLFSQVGLATQAMLWEAGVQTVLPPGYLCCGYPQRGSGQYDRAEQIVTDNRVLFHRVANTLNYLDIKTVVVSCGTCYDQLAGYEFDKIFPGCRIIDIHEFLLEKGLKLDGVTGTRYMYHDPCHTPIKTMDPVKLVNDLMGAHNDGYKIEKNDRCCGESGTLAVARPDISTQVRFRKEEEIKKGAAKLRNIPVVSGNGASGSDGAAAGASDVKILTSCPACLQGLSRYNEDAGIEADYIVVEIARHMLGENWMADYVARANNGGIERVLV from the coding sequence ATGAACGCACCGCAAGTTTTCGATCCGCACGGCGCGGCAGCCGCCGTCGCCGCCGACCCCGCTCCGCGCCTGCGCGAAATTCCCTACAACTACACGTCGTTCTCCGATCGCGAGATCGTGATCCGCCTGCTCGGCGACGAAGCGTGGGCCGCGCTCGACGAACTGCGCGGCGAGCGCCGCACGGGCCGCTCGGCGCGGATGCTGTACGAGGTGCTGGGCGACGTCTGGGTGGTGCGCCGCAATCCGTATCTGCAGGATGACCTGCTCGACAATCCGAAGCGCCGCGCGCTGCTGATCGAGGCGCTGAACCATCGCTTGTCCGAGATCGAGAAGCGCCGCCGCGCCGATCTGTCCGAGCATGGCGATACGGCGGGCCGCGAGCGCGCCGCGCGCGTCGAGATGCTCGCCGCGGCCGCGCAGCGCGCGGTCGACGCGTTCGCGCAGGAGTTCGAAAAGATGGCGGAGCTGCGCCGCCGCGCGACGAAGGTGCTCGGCCGCTGCACGCAGAAGGACAACATCCGCTTCGACGGCCTCGCGCGCGTGTCGCACGTGACGGACGCGACCGACTGGCGCGTCGAGTATCCGTTCGTCGTGCTGACGCCCGATACCGAGGCGGAGATCGCGAGCCTCGTGAAGGCGTGCTTCGAGCTCGGCCTGACCGTGATCCCGCGCGGCGGCGGCACGGGCTACACGGGCGGCGCGGTGCCGCTCACGCCGTTCTCGGCCGTCATCAACACCGAAAAGCTCGAGCAGTTGGGCGCCGTCGAGTTGACCGAGCTGCCGGGCGTCGCGCACAAGGTGCCGACGATCTTCTCCGGCGCGGGCGTCGTCACGCGCCGCGTGACCGAGGCGGCCGAGGCGGCGGGCTACGTGTTCGCGGTCGATCCGACGTCGCTCGACGCATCGTGCATCGGCGGCAACATCGCGATGAACGCGGGCGGCAAGAAGGCGGTGCTGTGGGGCACCGCGCTCGACAATCTCGCGTGGTGGCGGATGGTCGATCCGGAAGGCAACTGGCTCGAAGTCACGCGCGTCGAGCACAATCTCGGCAAGATTCACGATATCCCCGTCGCGCGTTTCGAGCTCAAGTGGTTCGACGGCGCGCGCGCGCCGGGCGAGAGGCTGCTGCGCACCGAGACGCTCGACATCGAGGGCCGGCGCTTCCGCAAGGAAGGCCTCGGCAAGGACGTCACCGACAAGTTCCTCGCGGGCCTGCCGGGCGTGCAGAAGGAGGGCTGCGACGGGCTCATCACGTCCGCGCGCTGGGTGCTGCACAAGATGCCCGCGCACACGCGCACCGTCTGCCTCGAATTCTTCGGCCAGGCGCGCGAGGCGATTCCGAGCATCGTCGAGATCAAGGATTACCTGTTCGAGACGTCGAAGCGGGGCGGCGCGATCCTCGCGGGCCTCGAGCACCTCGATGAGCGCTATCTGCGCGCGGTCGGCTACGCGACGAAGAGCAAGCGCCAGGCGTTCCCGAAGATGGTGCTGATCGGCGACGTCGTCGGCGACGACGCCGATGCGGTCGCGCACGCGACATCGGAAGTCGTGCGCATGGCCAACGGCAAGAGCGGCGAGGGCTTCGTCGCGGTCAGCGCGGAAGCGCGCAAGCGCTTCTGGCTCGACCGCAGCCGCACCGCCGCGATCGCGAAGCACACGAACGCGTTCAAGATCAACGAGGACGTCGTCATTCCGCTGAACCGGATGGGCGAGTACACGGATGGCATCGAGCGGATCAACATCGAGCTGTCGATCAAGAACAAGCTGCAGCTCGTCGACGCGCTCGAGGCGTTCTTCACCGCGGGCGACCTGCCGCTCGGCAAGAGCGACGACGCGAGCGAGATTCCGAGCGCCGAGCTGCTCGAGGACCGCGTGCAGCAGGCGCTCGACCTGCTCAAGCGCGTGCGCGCGCGTTGGGAATTCCTGCGCGAGAAGCTCGACATGCCGCTGCGCGAGGCGCAGCACTATCTCGTCACGCTCGGTTATGAGGCGCTCGCGGAGAAATTCGCGGATCGGGTCGACGCGCAGCCGGACGCGGCCGTCTTCCACGTGACGCAGGACCGCACGGTGCGCGTGTCGTGGAAGCAGGAGATTCGCGCCCAGTTGCGGCAGATCTTCAACGGCGGCGCGTTCAAGCCGATCCTCGACGAGGCGCAGGCGATCCACAAGCGGGTGCTGCGCGGCCGCGTGTTCGTCGCGCTGCACATGCACGCGGGCGACGGCAACGTGCACACGAACATCCCGGTGAACTCCGACAACTACGCGATGCTGCAGGACGCGCACGCGGCGGTCGCGCGGATCATGAAGCTCGCGCGCTCGCTCGACGGCGTGATCTCCGGCGAGCACGGCATCGGCATCACGAAGCTCGAGTTCCTGACCGACGAAGAGATCGCCGAATTCCGCGCATACAAGCAGTGCGTCGATCCGCAGGGCCGCTTCAACAAGGGCAAGCTGCTCGAAGGCGCGGATCTGCGCAACGCGTACACGCCGAGCTTCGGCCTGATGGGCTACGAGTCGCTCATCATGCAGCAGTCCGACATCGGCGCGATCGCCGAATCGGTGAAGGACTGCCTGCGCTGCGGCAAGTGCAAGCCGGTGTGCGCGACGCACGTGCCGCGCGCGAACCTGCTGTACAGCCCGCGCAACAAGATCCTCGCGACGTCGCTGCTCGTCGAGGCGTTCCTGTACGAAGAGCAGACGCGCCGCGGCGTGTCGATCAAGCACTGGGACGAATTCAACGACGTCGCCGATCACTGCACCGTCTGCCACAAGTGCGCGACGCCGTGCCCGGTGAAGATCGACTTCGGCGACGTGACGATGAACATGCGCAACCTGCTGCGCAAGATGGGCAAGAAGAAGTTCAACCCGGGCAGCGCGGCCGGCATGTTCTTCCTGAACGCGACGAACCCGCAGACGATCAACGCGACGCGCGCGGTGATGATGGGCTTGGGCTACAAGGCGCAGCGCTTCGCGAACGACATGCTGAAGAAGGTCGCGCAGAAGCAGACCGCGCACCCGCCGTCGACCACCGGCAAGCGGCCCGCCGTCGAGCAGGTGATCCACTTCGTCAACAAGAAGATGCCGGGCAACCTGCCGAAGAAGACGGCGCGCGCGCTGCTCGACATCGAGGACAACAAGATCGTGCCGATCATCCGCAACCCGAAGACGACGACCGTCGATTCGGAGGCGGTGTTCTACTTCCCCGGCTGCGGCTCCGAGCGCCTGTTCTCGCAGGTCGGGCTCGCGACGCAGGCGATGCTGTGGGAAGCGGGCGTGCAGACCGTGCTGCCGCCGGGCTATCTCTGCTGCGGCTATCCGCAGCGCGGCTCGGGTCAGTACGACCGCGCCGAGCAGATCGTCACCGACAATCGCGTGCTGTTCCACCGCGTCGCGAACACGCTGAACTACCTCGACATCAAGACGGTGGTCGTGTCGTGCGGCACCTGCTACGACCAGCTCGCCGGCTACGAATTCGACAAGATCTTCCCGGGTTGCCGGATCATCGACATCCACGAGTTCCTGCTCGAAAAGGGACTGAAGCTCGACGGCGTGACGGGCACGCGCTACATGTATCACGATCCGTGCCACACGCCGATCAAGACGATGGACCCGGTCAAGCTCGTCAACGATCTGATGGGCGCACACAACGACGGCTACAAGATCGAGAAGAACGATCGCTGCTGCGGCGAATCGGGCACACTCGCCGTCGCGCGCCCGGACATCTCGACTCAGGTCCGCTTCCGAAAGGAGGAAGAGATCAAGAAGGGCGCCGCCAAATTGCGTAACATTCCGGTGGTGTCGGGCAACGGGGCGAGCGGCTCGGACGGTGCGGCCGCGGGCGCATCCGACGTGAAGATCCTGACGAGCTGCCCCGCGTGCCTGCAGGGGCTGTCGCGCTACAACGAGGACGCGGGCATCGAGGCCGACTACATCGTCGTCGAGATCGCGCGTCACATGCTCGGCGAAAACTGGATGGCCGACTACGTCGCGCGCGCGAACAACGGCGGGATCGAGCGCGTGCTGGTGTAA
- a CDS encoding HIT family protein: MDCVFCREDGGEVLWKDDAVRVVLATTETDYPGFCRVIWHAHVAEFSDLDEAERAHLMRIVYAVEKAVRRVMQPAKVNLASLGNQVPHVHWHVIPRFSNDAHFPQPIWAPRQRSVSDALLRLRAAQATLLHNAVHEEIELAVSGGRA, encoded by the coding sequence ATGGATTGCGTATTCTGCCGTGAAGACGGCGGCGAAGTGCTCTGGAAGGACGACGCGGTGCGCGTCGTCCTCGCGACGACCGAAACCGATTACCCGGGCTTCTGCCGGGTGATCTGGCATGCGCACGTCGCCGAGTTTTCCGATCTCGACGAGGCCGAGCGCGCGCATCTGATGCGGATCGTCTATGCGGTCGAGAAGGCGGTGCGGCGCGTGATGCAGCCGGCGAAGGTGAACCTCGCGAGCCTGGGTAACCAGGTGCCGCACGTGCACTGGCACGTGATTCCGCGCTTCTCGAACGATGCGCACTTCCCGCAGCCGATCTGGGCGCCGCGCCAGCGGTCGGTGTCCGACGCGCTGCTGCGGCTGCGCGCCGCGCAGGCGACGCTCCTGCACAACGCGGTGCACGAGGAAATCGAGCTGGCGGTGAGCGGAGGTCGCGCATGA
- a CDS encoding gamma-butyrobetaine hydroxylase-like domain-containing protein → MSGQAAAAPVPSGIVVHAVSRVLELQYPSGESYRVPFELMRVYSPSAEVRGHGPGQETLQTGKRDVTITALEPVGNYALKPTFSDGHSTGIYSWELLHELATRQDALWREYFDKLKAAGVERDAPMPADSLPRGHHH, encoded by the coding sequence ATGAGCGGGCAAGCGGCGGCGGCGCCCGTGCCGTCCGGCATCGTCGTGCATGCGGTGTCGCGCGTGCTCGAGCTGCAGTATCCGAGCGGCGAGAGCTATCGCGTGCCGTTCGAACTGATGCGCGTCTATTCGCCGTCGGCCGAGGTGCGCGGCCACGGTCCGGGCCAGGAGACGCTGCAGACGGGCAAGCGCGACGTGACGATCACGGCGCTCGAGCCGGTCGGCAACTACGCGCTCAAGCCGACGTTCTCGGACGGCCATTCGACGGGCATCTACTCGTGGGAGCTGCTGCACGAGCTCGCGACCCGGCAGGACGCGCTCTGGCGCGAATATTTCGACAAATTGAAGGCGGCGGGCGTCGAGCGAGACGCGCCGATGCCGGCGGACTCGCTGCCGCGAGGCCACCACCACTGA
- the ubiE gene encoding bifunctional demethylmenaquinone methyltransferase/2-methoxy-6-polyprenyl-1,4-benzoquinol methylase UbiE: protein MSKTHFGFETVEENEKAKKVAGVFHSVASNYDLMNDLMSAGLHRAWKAFTIAQANVRPGGKVLDIAAGTGDLTKAFAKAAGPTGEVWHTDINESMLRVGRDRLLDKGVVTPSLLCDAEKLPFPDNYFDVVTVAFGLRNMTHKDSALAEMRRVAKPGGRVMVLEFSKVWEPLKKAYDVYSFKVLPWLGDKFAKDADSYRYLAESIRMHPDQETLKTMMEQAGLDAVKYYNLSGGVVALHVGTKY, encoded by the coding sequence ATGAGCAAAACCCACTTCGGCTTCGAGACCGTCGAGGAAAACGAAAAAGCGAAGAAGGTCGCGGGGGTGTTTCACTCGGTCGCGAGCAACTACGATCTGATGAACGACCTGATGTCGGCGGGCCTGCACCGTGCGTGGAAGGCGTTCACGATCGCGCAGGCGAACGTGCGCCCGGGCGGCAAGGTGCTCGACATCGCGGCCGGCACGGGCGATCTGACGAAGGCGTTCGCGAAGGCGGCGGGGCCGACGGGCGAAGTCTGGCACACCGACATCAACGAGTCGATGCTGCGCGTCGGCCGCGACCGCCTGCTCGACAAGGGCGTCGTCACGCCGTCGCTGCTTTGCGACGCGGAGAAGCTGCCGTTCCCGGACAACTATTTCGACGTCGTCACCGTCGCGTTCGGCTTGCGCAACATGACGCACAAGGATTCGGCGCTCGCCGAGATGCGCCGTGTCGCGAAGCCGGGCGGCCGCGTGATGGTGCTCGAATTCTCGAAAGTCTGGGAGCCGCTGAAGAAAGCGTACGACGTCTATTCTTTCAAAGTATTACCGTGGCTTGGTGACAAGTTCGCGAAAGATGCCGACAGTTATCGGTATCTTGCCGAATCTATCCGGATGCACCCGGATCAGGAAACGCTGAAGACGATGATGGAACAAGCGGGGCTAGACGCCGTCAAATATTACAATTTGTCAGGTGGCGTGGTAGCTTTACACGTAGGAACCAAGTATTAA
- a CDS encoding Tim44 domain-containing protein, with amino-acid sequence MARRIGTFMMVGLLAAGTFASLDAEAKRMGGGRSVGRQSQTLQQRQATPPAQQPMQQAAPAQAPRQQPAPAAQPNRSRWLGPIAGLAAGLGIAALLSHLGLGGAFASMMANVIVIALLAMAGIWLVRKFMNRRGAQQQPAYAGGQPSLNRDHGGYNQDAGAWRQAAPNDAFAGSGSTYAGEAQRVFGGAATAAAPAAAPMVPAGFDTEAFLRNAKVYFVRLQAAWDEGNLADIREFTTPEMFAEVKIDLDGRGAGENQTDVVRLDAELLAVEDRGGEHFASVRFHGMIRETQGAAAEPFDEVWNLSKSGSQGWLLAGIQQVSTH; translated from the coding sequence TTGGCGCGGCGAATCGGCACGTTCATGATGGTTGGCCTCCTCGCCGCCGGCACGTTTGCGTCGCTCGACGCCGAAGCGAAGCGCATGGGCGGCGGGCGCAGCGTCGGCCGCCAGTCGCAGACGCTGCAGCAGCGCCAGGCGACGCCGCCCGCGCAACAGCCGATGCAGCAGGCTGCGCCCGCGCAGGCGCCGCGCCAGCAGCCGGCGCCCGCCGCGCAGCCGAACCGCTCGCGCTGGCTCGGCCCGATCGCCGGTCTCGCGGCCGGCCTCGGCATCGCGGCGCTGCTGTCGCACCTGGGTCTCGGCGGCGCGTTCGCCAGCATGATGGCGAACGTCATCGTGATCGCGCTGCTCGCGATGGCGGGCATCTGGCTCGTGCGCAAGTTCATGAACCGGCGCGGCGCGCAGCAGCAGCCGGCGTACGCGGGCGGTCAGCCGTCGCTGAACCGCGATCACGGCGGCTACAACCAGGACGCGGGCGCCTGGCGCCAGGCGGCGCCCAACGACGCATTCGCGGGCTCGGGCAGCACGTACGCGGGCGAAGCGCAGCGCGTGTTCGGCGGCGCGGCGACGGCAGCGGCGCCCGCGGCGGCGCCTATGGTGCCGGCGGGCTTCGACACCGAGGCGTTCCTGCGCAACGCGAAGGTTTATTTCGTGCGCCTGCAGGCCGCATGGGACGAAGGCAACCTCGCCGACATCCGCGAGTTCACGACGCCCGAGATGTTCGCCGAAGTGAAGATCGACCTCGACGGCCGCGGCGCGGGCGAGAACCAGACGGACGTCGTGCGGCTCGACGCCGAACTGCTCGCGGTGGAGGATCGCGGCGGCGAGCACTTCGCGAGCGTGCGTTTCCACGGCATGATCCGCGAGACGCAGGGCGCGGCGGCCGAGCCGTTCGACGAGGTGTGGAATCTGTCGAAGTCGGGCAGCCAGGGGTGGCTCCTCGCGGGCATTCAACAGGTGAGCACGCACTGA
- a CDS encoding ubiquinone biosynthesis accessory factor UbiJ: protein MTLAAKPFAAAVNHLLARESWARDRLIPYAGKTARLEVQPVTLVLLVQPDGYLAAVEAHDARQFDVSIALSSGGDGGAFDAAAAFLQGGQAAVMKHVKIDGDAEFATQIAKLAEHLRWEPEEDLAKIVGDAAAHRIATVVRSAGAHARRTGRNVLDSIAEYWLDENPQVVRKSVVADFDAELARARDALARVEKRIERLEQKIDARAGGSSRRVQ, encoded by the coding sequence ATGACCCTTGCCGCCAAGCCTTTTGCAGCCGCCGTCAATCACCTGCTCGCCCGCGAATCCTGGGCGCGCGATCGTCTGATTCCCTATGCCGGCAAGACCGCCCGGCTCGAAGTCCAGCCCGTGACGCTCGTACTGCTCGTGCAGCCGGACGGCTATCTCGCCGCCGTCGAGGCGCACGACGCGCGTCAGTTCGACGTGTCGATCGCGCTGTCGAGCGGCGGCGACGGCGGCGCGTTCGACGCGGCGGCCGCGTTCCTTCAAGGCGGGCAGGCGGCCGTGATGAAGCACGTGAAGATCGACGGCGACGCGGAGTTCGCGACGCAGATCGCGAAGCTCGCCGAGCACTTGCGCTGGGAGCCGGAGGAGGATCTCGCGAAGATCGTCGGCGACGCGGCCGCGCACCGGATCGCGACGGTCGTCCGTTCGGCGGGCGCGCACGCGCGCCGCACGGGCCGCAACGTGCTCGATTCGATCGCCGAATATTGGCTCGACGAAAACCCGCAGGTCGTGCGCAAGAGCGTGGTCGCCGATTTCGACGCCGAACTCGCGCGGGCCCGCGACGCGCTTGCGCGCGTCGAGAAACGGATCGAACGACTGGAGCAAAAAATCGACGCGCGCGCGGGCGGCAGCTCGCGACGCGTGCAGTGA